The proteins below come from a single Limosilactobacillus reuteri genomic window:
- a CDS encoding YSIRK-type signal peptide-containing protein: MKRPEFLETKRTPRYSLRKLNVGVASVLLGVNHFWN; this comes from the coding sequence ATGAAGCGACCTGAATTTTTAGAAACCAAGCGGACACCGCGTTATAGTTTACGTAAGCTTAACGTTGGTGTGGCTTCGGTATTATTAGGAGTTAACCATTTCTGGAATTAA
- a CDS encoding FIVAR domain-containing protein, producing the protein MQRRLLTGQNVMTTAAYYNADAAKQLAYRTALAAASQLQYDPQVTAEQMQAAIAQIDTAQATLDGQATDFKAATILLKRYDQRDQDPRYHNATTTAQAPYDEAVAALQKLMTTPAVTQAMLDAAVAQVEATQAKLDGAILSPAEQAKVDAINEFKATVAYYQTALQYVSPEYLPYAQSMLQFRGTNVLPYLNTYTTEDIQKNQTILKQSMDLYIQSSAQQMQGRRDLEAAVTALQNLVATRLTLYNEINRVNDFIKGAQAMLADPDQAYQYESQAATLQEVLTSAEAAQAAADKLIADNNVRRQEALKQLMAEQVPGTSTYVQYADEHYKLTTTLKKVVERAELVNATLPYQGSVYEGAPLDPEYLQYRTVEDYLQVGTPAYDQLVATVDRLKGQLQAELEAGRGGQDAINGDVTKAIRTVPTDADVAALKPLLNLADAYSQRMLKTVNLMRFAIGERPLELAPLNDKRKAMLAVHALAEYQAGLMPQFAGYSHLGSIAVLLAPHTMTAGYNENTYPSGNPPVISQHLTPEYLADMESRLVLMEGIKYFEGFFTDKEAKSGHFTTIIDMDHQYFYGVPIIGTMDQVGNGFTKYRISSTGLFYQVADDNYKWWLRHFDSWPKVNPDTDLDKTDFSNL; encoded by the coding sequence TTGCAACGGCGGTTGTTGACGGGTCAAAATGTGATGACCACGGCCGCGTATTACAATGCGGATGCTGCCAAGCAATTAGCTTACCGGACCGCTTTAGCTGCTGCGAGCCAGTTGCAATACGATCCGCAAGTTACGGCGGAGCAAATGCAGGCCGCCATCGCGCAAATCGACACGGCCCAAGCCACGTTGGATGGTCAGGCTACGGACTTTAAGGCGGCGACGATTTTGCTGAAGCGGTATGACCAACGGGACCAAGATCCGCGCTACCATAATGCTACGACGACGGCGCAAGCCCCGTATGACGAAGCCGTGGCGGCCTTACAAAAACTGATGACCACGCCGGCGGTGACGCAGGCGATGCTGGATGCTGCCGTGGCGCAAGTTGAGGCCACCCAGGCCAAATTAGACGGCGCGATTTTGAGTCCCGCCGAGCAGGCCAAAGTGGATGCGATCAATGAATTTAAAGCTACGGTCGCCTACTATCAAACCGCCTTGCAGTATGTCAGTCCTGAATACTTACCGTATGCGCAAAGTATGCTGCAATTTCGAGGCACGAATGTCTTACCATATCTGAATACTTATACCACGGAAGATATTCAGAAAAATCAGACGATACTGAAACAAAGCATGGATTTATATATCCAAAGTTCGGCCCAACAAATGCAGGGGCGGCGCGATTTGGAAGCCGCCGTGACCGCCTTGCAAAACTTAGTTGCGACGCGGTTGACCTTATACAATGAAATCAACCGGGTCAATGACTTCATCAAGGGCGCGCAAGCGATGCTGGCCGATCCCGACCAGGCCTATCAGTATGAAAGTCAAGCGGCCACATTACAGGAGGTCTTGACCAGTGCGGAAGCCGCCCAAGCGGCCGCGGATAAATTGATCGCGGACAACAATGTGCGGCGGCAAGAAGCCTTGAAGCAACTAATGGCCGAGCAGGTGCCGGGAACCAGTACCTATGTCCAATATGCCGATGAACACTACAAACTCACGACCACATTGAAGAAAGTCGTGGAACGGGCCGAATTAGTCAATGCGACCTTGCCATACCAAGGGAGCGTCTATGAAGGGGCCCCGCTGGATCCGGAATATCTGCAATACCGAACGGTTGAAGATTACTTACAAGTGGGGACCCCCGCTTATGATCAGCTGGTGGCTACGGTGGACCGCTTAAAGGGGCAATTGCAAGCGGAACTGGAAGCCGGCCGTGGCGGCCAGGATGCGATCAATGGGGATGTCACCAAGGCGATTCGGACGGTGCCAACGGATGCCGATGTGGCCGCGTTAAAGCCGCTCCTCAATTTGGCGGATGCTTACAGTCAGCGGATGTTAAAGACCGTCAACTTGATGCGCTTTGCCATCGGTGAACGCCCATTGGAATTAGCGCCCCTCAATGATAAGCGCAAGGCAATGTTGGCCGTGCATGCGTTAGCGGAATACCAAGCTGGGCTGATGCCGCAATTTGCCGGTTACTCCCACTTGGGATCGATTGCCGTGTTGTTGGCGCCGCATACCATGACGGCGGGGTACAACGAAAATACTTATCCGTCCGGTAATCCGCCGGTAATTTCGCAACATTTAACGCCGGAGTACTTGGCCGATATGGAATCACGGTTAGTCCTGATGGAAGGGATTAAGTACTTTGAAGGCTTCTTTACCGACAAAGAGGCCAAGAGTGGGCACTTTACCACGATTATTGACATGGATCACCAGTACTTCTATGGGGTGCCAATCATTGGCACGATGGATCAAGTCGGCAACGGCTTTACCAAGTACCGGATCTCGTCCACGGGCTTGTTCTACCAAGTCGCCGACGATAATTATAAATGGTGGTTACGGCACTTTGACAGTTGGCCAAAAGTCAATCCGGATACGGATTTAGATAAAACTGATTTTAGCAACTTATAA
- a CDS encoding MFS transporter, with amino-acid sequence MDSTVTNNPQTNSKLNVKRDPVKTVILASMMGTAIEFFDFYAYGTASAAYFPKIFFPQMTPLLATLLSLLTFGVAFVARPVGSFLFGHYGDRLGRKKTLVISLLVMGVATVAIGFIPSYQVIGVWGALLLCLCRFVQGIGLGGEWSGAVLVATENAPANKRALYGAFPEVGAPIGFFLCNGLFFALERVLTPAQMMTFGWRIPFWASAVLVVIGLYVRRRLQETPLFKLAQERDNTTASPLREVFKSNWREILKGTFIMGATYALFFTLTTWSLSYATTALGFTSSEFLLLLMGAIAEFAVLIMLTSVLADRVGRKKVLLTASVALVGYSLVFPYFLTGQHNLVGVLLFLGLGFLVMGTLYGPVGAVLPELFPTRVRYSGAGITYNLAAVVGAAVAPTVTTWLIANYGLHSAGYYMLVLSVLAVISWLLTKETKDMDYTK; translated from the coding sequence ATGGATAGTACAGTAACTAACAACCCGCAGACAAACAGCAAGCTTAATGTAAAACGTGATCCTGTCAAGACAGTAATTTTGGCTTCGATGATGGGAACGGCAATTGAGTTTTTCGATTTTTACGCTTACGGGACTGCATCTGCTGCCTATTTTCCCAAAATTTTCTTTCCGCAAATGACCCCTTTACTCGCAACACTTTTAAGTTTGTTGACTTTTGGAGTAGCCTTTGTAGCACGCCCGGTAGGTTCCTTCCTCTTTGGACATTATGGTGATCGTTTAGGACGCAAGAAAACACTTGTGATCTCACTTTTAGTAATGGGAGTGGCGACAGTAGCCATTGGTTTCATTCCTAGCTATCAAGTTATCGGCGTTTGGGGAGCATTGTTACTTTGCCTTTGTCGGTTTGTCCAAGGAATTGGGCTTGGAGGCGAATGGTCCGGAGCTGTGTTAGTAGCTACTGAAAATGCTCCGGCTAACAAGCGGGCATTATATGGTGCATTTCCGGAAGTGGGAGCACCAATCGGATTCTTCCTATGCAATGGCTTATTTTTTGCTTTAGAACGGGTACTAACACCAGCGCAAATGATGACGTTTGGTTGGCGAATTCCTTTTTGGGCCTCGGCTGTTTTAGTCGTTATAGGGTTATATGTCCGACGTCGTTTACAAGAAACACCTTTGTTTAAGTTGGCTCAAGAACGTGATAACACAACTGCTTCGCCTCTTCGTGAAGTATTCAAATCTAATTGGCGTGAAATCTTAAAAGGAACTTTCATCATGGGAGCAACCTATGCACTATTCTTTACATTAACAACCTGGTCATTATCATATGCTACAACAGCTTTAGGTTTTACCTCTTCGGAATTTTTATTATTATTAATGGGTGCAATTGCTGAATTCGCTGTTTTGATCATGTTAACTTCTGTATTAGCAGATCGTGTTGGTCGGAAAAAAGTTTTATTAACTGCGTCAGTAGCACTAGTTGGCTATTCCTTGGTATTCCCATATTTCCTTACAGGACAACATAACTTAGTTGGCGTTTTACTCTTCTTAGGACTAGGATTCTTAGTGATGGGCACTCTTTATGGTCCAGTCGGCGCTGTCTTGCCTGAACTGTTCCCAACCAGAGTTCGCTATTCTGGTGCAGGAATTACTTACAACTTAGCTGCAGTGGTTGGGGCAGCCGTTGCTCCAACTGTAACAACTTGGTTAATTGCTAATTATGGATTACATTCGGCCGGATATTATATGCTAGTTTTATCAGTACTAGCAGTTATTTCTTGGTTATTGACAAAAGAAACAAAGGATATGGATTATACTAAATAA
- a CDS encoding AI-2E family transporter, producing the protein MSKQKFYHWLFWPLMLLSIATLIWMCTKIQFVFQPFLTFISVVFVPLIISGFLYYMLNPVLKLFMKIKIGRFRMNKGLASLLIVLLLIVIIVGGITMLIPPVVKEISSLVRHLPQTVTGLQHLINDTIQHSFLRNVDLNSYYRQFDHQLAGYAQKVLQGLSERVGDIIGMLTNVTVVTITVPVMLFYMLKDGSKLIPSIQKWLSPHHAKEVNELLGKMNSTLSSYISGQMIECLFVGVFTSIGYVIIGQPLAIVLGIVAGLTNIIPYIGPYIGIAPALFVALTMAPNKIIWVIIVVIVVQQVDGNIVYPNIIGKTLQIHPLTIIMLLLAAGHIAGIGGMILCIPFYAVIKTICEYFFDIYRIEHPIKEEQE; encoded by the coding sequence ATGTCTAAGCAAAAATTTTATCATTGGCTTTTTTGGCCGTTAATGTTATTGTCGATAGCAACTTTAATCTGGATGTGTACGAAAATCCAGTTTGTATTTCAACCATTTTTAACTTTTATTTCAGTTGTTTTTGTTCCCCTGATTATCTCTGGCTTCTTGTATTATATGTTAAATCCGGTTTTAAAGCTTTTTATGAAGATTAAAATTGGTCGTTTTCGGATGAACAAGGGGCTAGCTAGTTTATTAATTGTGCTGTTGCTAATTGTGATTATTGTCGGGGGGATAACGATGCTGATTCCGCCGGTAGTAAAGGAAATATCTTCCTTAGTTCGTCATTTACCGCAAACAGTTACCGGATTACAGCATTTAATTAATGATACTATTCAACACTCATTTTTAAGGAACGTTGATTTAAATTCTTATTACCGTCAGTTTGATCACCAGTTAGCTGGCTATGCTCAAAAAGTTCTACAGGGACTATCTGAACGGGTGGGTGATATTATCGGGATGTTGACAAACGTTACTGTTGTGACTATTACTGTTCCCGTAATGCTATTCTACATGCTTAAGGATGGTTCTAAGCTTATTCCAAGTATTCAGAAATGGCTTTCACCGCATCATGCTAAAGAGGTGAATGAGCTTCTTGGGAAGATGAATTCCACCTTGTCCTCATATATTTCCGGACAGATGATCGAGTGCCTATTTGTTGGTGTGTTTACATCAATTGGTTATGTAATTATCGGCCAGCCATTGGCAATCGTGCTAGGAATTGTTGCTGGACTAACTAATATTATTCCATACATTGGGCCTTATATTGGGATTGCACCTGCCTTATTTGTGGCATTAACAATGGCGCCAAATAAAATTATTTGGGTAATCATTGTTGTAATTGTTGTTCAACAGGTAGATGGAAACATTGTTTATCCAAACATTATTGGTAAGACATTACAAATCCACCCGTTAACAATTATTATGCTGTTGCTTGCTGCTGGTCATATTGCTGGAATTGGTGGAATGATTCTTTGTATTCCATTCTATGCGGTTATTAAGACCATTTGTGAATACTTCTTTGATATTTACCGAATTGAACATCCAATAAAGGAAGAACAAGAGTAA
- a CDS encoding IS982 family transposase has translation MLSYFKSSYDRHDFQAVFAYTCSELQQLMQDFVPRKFMERRNIEHVKLSDAEIMALMLLKTQYHVPTWTAFYDLVQATIPSLPLLEYSRLIRRINQVTPVFQAIRRGLLTWTTPSQTAIIDSYPLPLCQGVRNARARLFAGIANIGYNATKQLYFYGFKVHMIVEPSGLILDYEVTPASIHDVKAAPELIQNCPCPQILADVGYVGKDLRSKVKQQGHDIWTPYRSNMKGAKQHNRSARKRTRRLIETSFAKLKLLGSEQTYARSLVGLQAQIEALVMTNNLAKFGMLQTSN, from the coding sequence TTGTTAAGCTACTTTAAGTCTAGTTATGATCGCCATGATTTTCAAGCGGTTTTTGCCTACACTTGTTCTGAATTACAACAGTTGATGCAAGATTTTGTCCCACGAAAATTTATGGAACGGCGCAATATTGAACACGTCAAACTATCTGACGCTGAGATAATGGCCCTAATGCTCCTCAAAACGCAATATCATGTTCCAACTTGGACGGCCTTTTACGATTTAGTGCAAGCTACGATCCCTTCGTTACCCTTGTTGGAGTATTCCCGCCTAATCCGTCGGATTAACCAGGTCACACCAGTTTTTCAAGCAATTCGCCGAGGATTGCTAACGTGGACTACGCCTTCCCAAACAGCCATTATCGATAGTTATCCGCTCCCGCTTTGTCAAGGGGTTCGTAATGCTCGAGCTCGCTTGTTTGCTGGGATTGCTAACATTGGCTATAACGCTACGAAACAGCTGTACTTCTATGGTTTCAAAGTTCACATGATCGTAGAACCTAGCGGCCTGATTCTCGATTATGAAGTGACACCAGCTTCAATCCATGACGTTAAGGCTGCTCCAGAATTGATTCAAAACTGCCCTTGTCCACAAATTCTAGCTGACGTCGGCTACGTCGGTAAAGACTTACGAAGTAAGGTTAAGCAACAAGGTCACGACATCTGGACGCCGTATCGTTCAAATATGAAAGGTGCAAAACAGCATAATCGGTCAGCCCGTAAGCGGACGCGTCGCCTTATTGAGACTTCATTTGCTAAATTGAAACTCTTGGGAAGCGAACAGACTTATGCTCGTAGTTTGGTGGGATTGCAAGCACAGATCGAGGCACTTGTCATGACGAATAATCTAGCAAAATTTGGAATGTTACAAACTAGCAATTGA
- a CDS encoding ABC transporter ATP-binding protein, producing MVKNIMEFQHVSKQYDDNVVLRDISFEIEAGKFYTLLGPSGSGKTTILRLIAGFDHPSSGKIYFDGKQINDIPANQRQVNTVFQDYALFPHMNVAENVAFGLQIKGVKKAEIKQRVKEALHLVQLDGYDDREITAMSGGQRQRVAIARAIVNKPKVLLLDEALSALDHKLRVQMQTELRQLQRRLGITFIFVTHDQEEALAMSDQIMIINDGKIQQSGTPVDIYDEPLNHFVADFIGESNIVPGIMKKDYVVSINGQDFDCVDAGMKPNEKVEVVIRPEDLDITTVEKGKLVGTVETQLFRGVDYQITVIDQRNHKWKINSIHKTKVGAKVGITFDPEDIHVMRYNESEEDFDARLDSYEEGD from the coding sequence ATGGTAAAAAACATAATGGAATTTCAGCATGTAAGCAAACAGTATGATGATAACGTTGTGTTGCGTGATATAAGCTTTGAAATTGAGGCCGGTAAATTCTATACCTTATTAGGACCATCGGGATCAGGAAAGACAACGATTTTGCGCTTAATTGCTGGTTTTGATCATCCTAGTAGTGGAAAAATTTATTTTGATGGAAAGCAAATCAATGATATTCCAGCCAATCAACGGCAAGTCAATACCGTCTTTCAAGATTACGCCCTTTTCCCTCATATGAATGTGGCAGAAAACGTTGCCTTTGGATTACAAATTAAGGGTGTCAAAAAAGCAGAAATTAAACAACGCGTAAAAGAAGCTTTGCACCTGGTTCAATTAGATGGCTATGATGATCGGGAAATTACCGCAATGTCTGGTGGGCAAAGACAGCGAGTTGCCATTGCCCGGGCAATAGTTAATAAGCCGAAAGTACTATTGTTGGATGAAGCCTTGTCTGCGCTGGACCATAAGTTACGAGTTCAAATGCAGACTGAATTACGGCAATTGCAACGGCGGCTAGGGATTACATTTATCTTTGTTACTCATGACCAAGAAGAAGCATTAGCGATGAGCGACCAGATTATGATTATTAATGATGGTAAGATTCAGCAGAGTGGGACGCCCGTTGATATTTATGATGAACCGCTTAACCATTTTGTGGCTGATTTTATCGGTGAAAGCAATATTGTCCCGGGCATTATGAAAAAAGACTATGTAGTTTCAATCAATGGTCAAGACTTTGATTGTGTCGACGCGGGGATGAAACCAAACGAAAAGGTTGAAGTTGTCATCCGGCCAGAAGACCTTGACATTACGACGGTTGAGAAAGGAAAATTAGTCGGCACTGTTGAAACCCAGCTTTTCCGTGGCGTTGATTATCAAATTACGGTGATTGACCAACGTAACCATAAGTGGAAGATCAATTCTATTCATAAAACAAAGGTCGGGGCTAAAGTAGGGATTACATTTGATCCCGAAGATATTCACGTTATGCGGTATAACGAAAGTGAAGAAGATTTTGATGCTCGCCTTGATAGCTATGAGGAGGGGGACTAA
- a CDS encoding LCP family protein, translated as MDNNNNHESREHYRKRMEERIQRDVNERKRREREEAHNNRENRLRHEEAQSSPDFQPPQKHHYRTPNWVRLLIGLLICLVVAGGFYEYHKVHSVAKGVFGAGDGKISKKLQKGEPVSVLTMGTDVGALDRGNKGGNTDSLELFTINPKNKTITMTSIPRDILVRVETSDGPDYVKINAAYAINGPKQTVKQVSELLDVPIDYYAVINMGVLEKVVNSVGGVEVNNPFAFDYEGHHFKKGKQHLNGTNALKYSRMRYDDPNNDYGRQKRQQQILKSVINKFKTSGSIGAANKILDAVGDGVKTNIPIDDIATLYGNYHGAMNNVKTYHFQGQNSTIEGVSFQIASPKEINRVSKLVRAQLGLKAKNVVNHETKMYKSQPHYNGYNETNFILPGGASYNDPGSGNGSDEVTGSSHHSQTSQSEGESTSVNNSSEAYSESQAVPATENHAQAATTQRYSTPQYHTYRSYNNGYHSTYTHPAYGNHYGYTHRYY; from the coding sequence ATGGATAATAACAATAATCACGAATCACGGGAACATTACCGTAAACGGATGGAAGAACGTATCCAACGTGACGTTAATGAGCGTAAACGGCGAGAACGCGAAGAAGCACATAATAATCGTGAAAATCGATTGCGGCACGAAGAAGCACAATCATCACCAGACTTTCAGCCACCGCAAAAACACCACTACCGAACTCCTAATTGGGTACGGCTCCTGATTGGTCTCCTAATCTGCCTTGTGGTTGCTGGTGGATTTTACGAATATCATAAAGTTCACTCAGTTGCCAAAGGAGTGTTTGGCGCTGGTGATGGTAAGATTAGTAAGAAGCTGCAAAAAGGTGAGCCTGTCTCTGTTCTTACGATGGGAACCGATGTTGGTGCCCTAGATCGGGGTAACAAGGGTGGTAATACCGATTCACTAGAATTATTCACCATTAATCCAAAGAACAAAACAATCACAATGACGAGTATTCCCCGTGACATTTTAGTTCGTGTCGAAACTAGTGATGGTCCAGACTATGTCAAAATCAATGCGGCTTATGCAATTAATGGCCCTAAGCAAACCGTTAAACAAGTATCAGAACTACTTGATGTGCCAATCGATTACTATGCCGTTATCAACATGGGAGTTCTCGAAAAAGTTGTAAACTCTGTTGGCGGAGTTGAAGTCAATAATCCATTTGCCTTTGACTATGAAGGTCATCACTTCAAAAAAGGAAAACAACACCTTAATGGAACAAACGCGTTGAAGTACTCACGGATGCGGTACGATGATCCAAATAATGACTACGGTCGGCAAAAACGGCAACAACAGATTCTGAAGAGCGTTATCAATAAATTCAAAACTTCCGGATCAATTGGAGCAGCTAATAAGATTCTTGATGCTGTTGGGGATGGGGTTAAAACTAATATTCCGATTGACGACATTGCAACCCTTTATGGTAACTACCATGGAGCAATGAATAACGTTAAAACGTACCATTTCCAAGGTCAAAACTCAACAATCGAAGGAGTATCCTTCCAAATTGCCAGTCCAAAAGAAATCAACCGGGTATCTAAATTAGTTCGTGCGCAACTGGGCTTAAAAGCTAAAAATGTTGTTAATCACGAAACTAAGATGTACAAGTCGCAACCACACTACAACGGATATAATGAAACTAACTTCATTCTTCCAGGTGGTGCAAGTTACAACGATCCTGGTAGTGGTAATGGTAGCGATGAGGTTACTGGCTCTAGTCACCATTCACAAACTAGTCAAAGCGAAGGAGAAAGTACCTCAGTAAACAATAGCAGCGAAGCATACAGTGAATCACAAGCTGTTCCTGCTACAGAAAATCATGCACAGGCTGCTACTACCCAACGTTACTCAACACCGCAATATCACACTTATCGCAGTTATAATAATGGTTATCATTCAACCTACACTCACCCAGCATACGGTAACCATTATGGATATACACATCGATATTATTAA
- a CDS encoding LPXTG cell wall anchor domain-containing protein — MNGNTAKSGSKNNSLKTLPQTGTKDVTILEILGLFLSLFGLLGLKKKHHEE, encoded by the coding sequence ATGAATGGAAATACAGCTAAGAGTGGTAGCAAGAATAATAGCTTAAAGACATTACCACAAACAGGAACTAAAGATGTTACGATTTTAGAAATATTAGGGCTGTTTTTAAGCTTATTCGGACTACTCGGATTAAAGAAGAAGCATCACGAAGAATAA
- a CDS encoding NlpC/P60 family protein, translated as MGEQKHYKMFKKGKNWCYMAIATAAIAFGVSTTSVANADTTDAATTPVTSQQVEVSDQTAINNSTATDNTSQIGNQAQSSQVAQPASQVTQSASTSTSIATDAVAVKPQAAAPAQLNGWQTENGNTYYYSDGQKATGVKDINGSQYYFNDQGQQQKDYFLNQNNHTYYFQADGTRLNDGFYNNWGHTYYFQADGTRLDDGFYNNWGHTYYFGKDGARLDNGFYNNWGHTYYFQADGSRLDDGFYNNWGHTYYFGKDGARLDNSVYTNWGHQYYFGNDGALVQNNDVTVNGKKYHADSAGVLTVKNNTDAKVDRALSQRGVPYVWGGNTPAGFDCSGLVQWAYGLGASYRTTYQQATLGIHKRDVMNAPKGSLLFFGSDGAPYHVAISLGNGTYVHAPEPGDVVKIGYSKYFKPSFYINM; from the coding sequence ATGGGAGAACAGAAACACTACAAAATGTTTAAGAAGGGCAAAAATTGGTGCTACATGGCAATCGCTACAGCAGCAATTGCATTTGGAGTATCAACTACTAGTGTAGCTAATGCTGACACAACAGATGCAGCAACTACACCAGTAACTTCACAACAAGTTGAAGTTTCTGATCAAACAGCTATCAATAATAGTACGGCTACTGATAATACATCACAGATAGGTAACCAAGCTCAGTCTAGTCAAGTTGCTCAACCGGCAAGTCAAGTAACTCAGTCAGCAAGCACCAGTACAAGTATTGCTACTGATGCTGTAGCCGTTAAGCCTCAAGCAGCTGCACCGGCTCAATTAAATGGTTGGCAAACAGAAAATGGTAACACTTATTACTACAGTGATGGTCAAAAAGCAACTGGTGTTAAAGACATCAACGGCTCACAATATTACTTTAATGATCAAGGCCAACAACAAAAGGATTATTTCTTAAACCAAAATAATCATACTTACTACTTCCAAGCCGATGGTACGCGGTTAAATGATGGCTTCTATAACAATTGGGGTCACACCTATTACTTCCAAGCTGATGGAACACGTTTAGACGATGGTTTCTACAATAACTGGGGTCATACTTATTACTTCGGTAAAGATGGCGCCCGTTTAGATAATGGTTTCTACAACAATTGGGGTCATACTTATTACTTCCAAGCTGATGGGTCACGTTTAGACGATGGTTTCTACAATAACTGGGGTCATACTTATTACTTTGGTAAAGATGGCGCTCGTCTAGATAATTCAGTTTATACTAATTGGGGCCACCAATATTACTTTGGTAATGACGGTGCTTTAGTTCAAAATAATGATGTAACAGTTAATGGTAAGAAATATCATGCTGATTCAGCAGGTGTTTTAACCGTAAAGAATAATACTGATGCTAAAGTAGATCGTGCGTTATCACAACGCGGTGTTCCTTATGTCTGGGGTGGAAACACCCCAGCTGGTTTTGATTGTTCTGGTTTAGTTCAATGGGCTTATGGTTTAGGGGCATCATACCGGACTACTTACCAACAAGCTACTTTAGGAATTCACAAGCGTGATGTTATGAATGCGCCAAAAGGTTCATTATTATTCTTTGGTAGTGATGGTGCACCATACCACGTTGCTATTTCTCTTGGTAATGGTACTTATGTTCATGCCCCAGAACCAGGTGACGTTGTAAAGATCGGTTACTCAAAATACTTTAAGCCAAGCTTCTACATCAATATGTAA